The proteins below come from a single Streptomyces sp. B3I8 genomic window:
- a CDS encoding glycerol-3-phosphate dehydrogenase/oxidase, which yields MTSQSTLQSVPALGTHPATGTGPSRAETREQLSKATYDLLVIGGGILGISTAWHAAQSGLRVALVDAGDFAGATSSASSKLLHGGLRYLQTGAVKLVAENHFERRAVSRQVAPHLANPLTFYLPVYKGGPHGAAKLGAGVFAYSALSAFGDGVGHLLSPAKAAQDVPELRTENLKAVAVYGDDQMNDARMALMTVRAAVDAGAVVLNHAEVTGLRFTRGRVTGAELKDRLSGHEFGTDARLVLNATGPWVDHLRRMEDAGAAPSIRLSKGAHLVLKRTAPWKAALATPIDKYRITFALPWEDMLLLGTTDESYEGDPGEVAVNEKDIAQILDEAAFSVRDQQLDRDLITYSFAGLRVLPGGPGDTAKAKRETVVTEGRGGMLSVAGGKWTTFRHIGRTVMKKLEALPGRPLGEDFEPIASLPKKLPLPGIANPRAVAHRLLVDRPEPASRMAPETARHLATHYGSLAFDIARLANEDPALAERIHPDAPEIWAQVVWARDHEWAETEDDVLRRRTTLTIRGLATDEIRSRVRELLDGK from the coding sequence ATGACCAGTCAGTCCACCCTGCAGTCCGTGCCTGCCCTCGGTACGCACCCGGCCACCGGCACGGGTCCGAGCCGGGCGGAGACCCGGGAGCAGCTCTCCAAGGCGACGTACGACCTTCTCGTGATCGGCGGCGGCATCCTGGGCATCTCCACCGCCTGGCACGCCGCGCAGTCCGGGCTCAGGGTGGCACTGGTCGACGCCGGCGACTTCGCCGGTGCCACCTCCTCCGCCTCCTCCAAGCTTCTCCACGGCGGTCTGCGCTATCTGCAGACCGGCGCGGTGAAGCTGGTGGCGGAGAACCACTTCGAGCGCCGCGCCGTCTCCCGCCAGGTGGCCCCCCACCTGGCCAACCCGCTCACGTTCTACCTCCCCGTGTACAAGGGCGGGCCGCACGGCGCGGCCAAGCTCGGGGCGGGCGTCTTCGCCTACTCCGCGCTCTCCGCGTTCGGCGACGGCGTGGGCCACCTGCTCAGCCCGGCCAAGGCCGCGCAGGACGTGCCCGAGCTGCGCACGGAGAACCTCAAGGCCGTCGCCGTCTACGGGGACGACCAGATGAACGACGCGCGGATGGCGCTGATGACGGTCCGCGCGGCCGTCGACGCCGGCGCCGTCGTCCTCAACCACGCCGAGGTGACCGGACTGCGCTTCACCCGGGGCCGGGTCACCGGTGCCGAGCTGAAGGACCGGCTCTCCGGCCACGAGTTCGGCACCGACGCGCGGCTGGTGCTCAATGCCACCGGCCCCTGGGTGGACCACCTGCGGCGGATGGAGGACGCCGGTGCGGCGCCGTCCATCCGGCTGTCCAAGGGCGCGCACCTGGTGCTCAAGCGCACCGCCCCGTGGAAGGCCGCGCTCGCCACCCCCATCGACAAGTACCGCATCACCTTCGCCCTCCCCTGGGAGGACATGCTGCTGCTCGGCACCACCGACGAGAGTTACGAGGGCGATCCGGGCGAGGTCGCCGTCAACGAGAAGGACATCGCGCAGATCCTGGACGAGGCCGCGTTCTCCGTCCGCGACCAGCAGCTCGACCGTGACCTCATCACCTACTCCTTCGCCGGTCTGCGGGTGCTGCCGGGCGGCCCCGGCGACACCGCGAAGGCCAAGCGGGAGACGGTGGTCACCGAGGGCCGGGGCGGCATGCTGTCCGTCGCGGGCGGCAAGTGGACGACGTTCCGGCACATCGGCCGCACGGTGATGAAGAAGCTGGAGGCCCTGCCCGGCCGCCCGCTGGGCGAGGACTTCGAGCCGATCGCCTCGCTGCCGAAGAAACTGCCGCTGCCCGGCATAGCCAACCCGCGCGCGGTCGCCCACCGGCTGCTCGTGGACCGGCCGGAGCCCGCCTCCCGGATGGCCCCCGAGACCGCCCGGCACCTGGCCACCCACTACGGCTCGCTGGCCTTCGACATCGCCCGGCTGGCCAACGAGGACCCGGCGCTGGCCGAGCGGATCCACCCGGACGCGCCCGAGATCTGGGCGCAGGTCGTGTGGGCCCGGGACCACGAGTGGGCCGAGACCGAGGACGACGTGCTGCGCCGCCGGACCACCCTGACGATCCGCGGGCTGGCCACGGACGAGATCCGGTCCCGGGTGCGGGAGCTGCTCGACGGCAAGTGA
- the glpK gene encoding glycerol kinase GlpK, with translation MTDAHTTGPFIAAIDQGTTSSRCIVFDRDGRIVSVDQKEHEQIFPKPGWVEHDATEIWTNVQEVVAGAVEKAGITRDDIKAIGITNQRETTVLWDRNTGEPVHNAIVWQDTRTDALCRELGRNVGQDRFRRETGLPLASYFAGPKARWLLDHVDGLKERAERGDILFGTMDSWVIWNLTGGADGGRHVTDVTNASRTLLMNLHTMAWDEKIAESIGVPTAMLPEIRSSAEVYGEIKGGRLGDLLGGIPVASALGDQQAALFGQTCFAEGETKSTYGTGTFMVMNTGDKLINSYSGLLTTVGYKIGDQKTVYALEGSIAVTGSLVQWMRDQMGLISTAAEIETLALTVEDNGGAYFVPAFSGLFAPYWRSDARGVIAGLTRYVTKAHLARAVLEATAWQTREIADAMTKDSGVELTALKVDGGMTSNNLLMQYLADVLDAPVVRPMVAETTCLGAAYAAGLAVGFWNSTDDLRANWRRAAEWTPNMDADTRDREYKNWLKAVERTMGWLEDEE, from the coding sequence GTGACCGACGCACACACCACCGGGCCGTTCATCGCCGCCATCGACCAGGGCACGACCTCCTCGCGCTGCATCGTCTTCGACCGGGACGGCCGCATCGTCTCCGTCGACCAGAAGGAGCACGAGCAGATCTTCCCCAAGCCGGGCTGGGTCGAACACGACGCCACGGAGATCTGGACCAACGTCCAGGAGGTCGTCGCCGGAGCCGTCGAGAAGGCGGGCATCACCCGGGACGACATCAAGGCCATCGGCATCACCAACCAGCGCGAGACCACCGTGCTGTGGGACCGGAACACCGGTGAGCCGGTCCACAACGCGATCGTCTGGCAGGACACCCGCACCGACGCGCTGTGCCGGGAGCTCGGCCGCAACGTCGGTCAGGACCGCTTCCGCCGCGAGACCGGTCTCCCGCTGGCGTCCTACTTCGCCGGCCCCAAGGCCCGCTGGCTGCTCGACCACGTCGACGGCCTCAAGGAGCGCGCAGAACGCGGAGACATCCTCTTCGGTACGATGGATTCCTGGGTCATCTGGAACCTGACCGGCGGTGCCGACGGCGGCCGGCACGTCACGGACGTCACCAACGCCTCCCGCACTCTGCTGATGAACCTGCACACCATGGCGTGGGACGAGAAGATCGCCGAGTCCATCGGCGTTCCGACGGCGATGCTGCCCGAGATCCGCTCCTCCGCCGAGGTCTACGGCGAGATCAAGGGCGGCAGGCTCGGTGATCTGCTCGGCGGCATCCCCGTCGCCTCCGCGCTCGGCGACCAGCAGGCGGCCCTGTTCGGACAGACCTGTTTCGCCGAGGGCGAGACGAAGTCCACCTACGGCACCGGCACCTTCATGGTGATGAACACCGGCGACAAGCTGATCAACTCCTACAGCGGCCTGCTGACCACCGTCGGTTACAAGATCGGCGACCAGAAGACGGTGTACGCCCTGGAGGGTTCGATCGCCGTCACAGGCTCCCTGGTGCAGTGGATGCGCGACCAGATGGGCCTGATCTCCACCGCCGCCGAGATCGAGACCCTCGCGCTGACCGTCGAGGACAACGGCGGCGCCTACTTCGTACCGGCCTTCTCCGGCCTGTTCGCCCCGTACTGGCGCTCCGACGCCCGCGGTGTGATCGCCGGCCTGACCCGGTACGTCACCAAGGCGCACCTCGCGCGCGCCGTCCTGGAGGCCACCGCCTGGCAGACGCGGGAGATCGCCGACGCCATGACCAAGGACTCGGGCGTGGAGCTCACCGCGCTCAAGGTCGACGGCGGCATGACCTCCAACAACCTGCTGATGCAGTACCTCGCCGACGTGCTGGACGCGCCCGTGGTGCGCCCGATGGTCGCCGAGACCACCTGCCTCGGCGCCGCCTACGCCGCCGGCCTGGCCGTCGGCTTCTGGAACAGCACCGACGACCTGCGCGCCAACTGGCGCCGGGCCGCCGAGTGGACCCCGAACATGGACGCGGACACCCGCGACCGTGAGTACAAGAACTGGCTCAAGGCCGTCGAGCGGACCATGGGCTGGCTCGAGGACGAGGAGTAA
- a CDS encoding MIP/aquaporin family protein, protein MSSSDIFIGETIGTAILILLGAGVCAAVTLKASKARNAGWLAISFGWGFAVLTAVYISAPLSGAHLNPAVTLAIAIKDHDFSDLPVYWGGQLLGAMIGAALAWVAYYGQFHAHLTDREIVGGPGAQDTRAKAVEAQETQAGPVLGVFSTGPEIRNAALNVATEVIGTFVLCLAVLTQGLNGDGKGLGTLGALITALVVVSIGLSLGGPTGYAINPARDLGPRIVHALLPLPNKGGSDWSYAWIPVVGPLIGGAIAAGVYNVAFA, encoded by the coding sequence GTGTCCAGCTCCGACATCTTCATCGGCGAGACCATCGGTACCGCCATACTCATCCTGCTCGGTGCCGGCGTCTGTGCCGCCGTCACCCTCAAGGCCTCCAAGGCCCGCAACGCCGGCTGGCTCGCCATCTCGTTCGGATGGGGCTTCGCGGTACTGACCGCCGTCTACATCTCCGCTCCGCTCTCCGGCGCCCACCTCAACCCGGCAGTCACCCTCGCCATCGCGATCAAGGACCACGACTTCAGCGACCTCCCGGTCTACTGGGGCGGACAGCTCCTCGGCGCCATGATCGGCGCCGCCCTCGCCTGGGTCGCCTACTACGGCCAGTTCCACGCGCACCTCACCGACCGCGAGATCGTCGGCGGCCCGGGGGCGCAGGACACGCGGGCCAAGGCCGTCGAGGCGCAGGAGACGCAGGCCGGCCCGGTCCTCGGCGTCTTCTCCACCGGTCCCGAGATCCGCAACGCGGCGCTGAACGTCGCCACCGAGGTCATCGGCACCTTCGTGCTCTGCCTCGCCGTCCTCACCCAGGGACTGAACGGCGACGGCAAGGGACTGGGCACCCTGGGCGCGCTGATCACGGCCCTGGTGGTGGTCTCCATCGGCCTGTCTCTCGGCGGCCCCACGGGGTACGCGATCAACCCGGCCCGCGACCTCGGTCCCCGCATCGTCCACGCCCTGCTCCCCCTCCCCAACAAGGGCGGCTCCGACTGGAGCTACGCCTGGATCCCGGTGGTCGGTCCGCTGATCGGCGGCGCGATCGCTGCGGGCGTCTACAACGTCGCCTTTGCTTAG
- a CDS encoding IclR family transcriptional regulator, translated as MARNIQSLERAAAMLRLLAGGERRLGLSDIASSLGLAKGTAHGILRTLQQEGFVEQDDASGRYQLGAELLRLGTTYLDVHELRARALVWTDDLARSSGESVYLGVLHQQGVLIVHHVFRPDDSRQVLEIGAMQPLHSTALGKVLSAYDPVAHSEALEADRKAFTDRTISDLERFEEVLDLTRARGYAADVEETWEGVASIAAPIHDRRRMPVGAVGITGAVERLCSEGEVRGELIAAVRDCARAVSRDLGASRF; from the coding sequence ATGGCACGGAACATCCAGTCGCTCGAGCGGGCGGCCGCGATGCTGCGGCTGCTCGCGGGCGGCGAGCGACGGCTCGGTCTGTCGGACATCGCCTCCTCCCTGGGCCTGGCCAAGGGCACGGCCCACGGCATACTGCGCACGCTCCAGCAGGAGGGCTTCGTCGAACAGGACGACGCCTCGGGGCGCTATCAGCTCGGCGCCGAACTGCTGCGCCTGGGCACGACCTACCTCGACGTGCACGAACTGCGGGCCCGGGCCCTGGTCTGGACCGACGACCTGGCCCGCTCCAGCGGGGAGAGCGTCTACCTGGGCGTGCTGCACCAGCAGGGTGTGCTGATCGTGCACCACGTGTTCCGGCCCGACGACAGCCGGCAGGTGCTGGAGATCGGCGCCATGCAGCCCCTGCACTCCACGGCCCTGGGCAAGGTGCTCTCCGCCTACGACCCCGTGGCGCACAGCGAGGCGCTGGAGGCGGACCGCAAGGCGTTCACGGACCGGACGATCAGCGACCTCGAGCGGTTCGAGGAGGTCCTGGACCTCACGCGGGCGCGGGGGTACGCGGCGGACGTCGAGGAGACCTGGGAGGGTGTCGCGTCGATCGCCGCGCCCATTCATGACCGGCGGCGGATGCCGGTCGGCGCCGTGGGGATCACCGGGGCGGTGGAACGGCTGTGCTCCGAGGGTGAGGTGCGGGGGGAGTTGATCGCGGCGGTGCGGGACTGTGCGCGGGCGGTCTCTCGTGACCTGGGGGCCAGTCGGTTCTGA
- a CDS encoding PAC2 family protein, with product MIELEGVPELIDPVMVAAFEGWNDAGDAASTAVAHLDREWKGEVFAALDAEDYYDFQVNRPTVFLEDGVRKVTWPTTRLSVVRIGGDRPRDLVLVRGIEPSMRWRSFCNELLAFAHELGVEMVVILGALLGDTPHTRPVPVSGVTSDAELAQRLDLEETKYEGPTGIVGILQEACTHAGVPAVSLWAAVPHYVSQPPNPKAALALLNRLEDLIDVRIPQGELPEDARAWQTGVDQLAAEDSEVAEYVQTLEEARDTAELPEASGEAIAREFERYLRRRDGGTAGGPTAGPFGGPAGGGRGRAPRPPRAEDGDEDSPEE from the coding sequence GTGATCGAGCTCGAGGGGGTTCCCGAGCTGATCGACCCGGTCATGGTGGCCGCGTTCGAGGGCTGGAACGATGCCGGCGACGCCGCCTCCACCGCGGTCGCGCATCTGGACAGGGAATGGAAGGGCGAGGTGTTCGCGGCGCTGGACGCCGAGGACTACTACGACTTCCAGGTCAACCGCCCCACGGTGTTCCTGGAGGACGGGGTCCGTAAGGTCACATGGCCCACGACCCGGCTCTCGGTGGTCCGCATCGGCGGGGACAGACCGCGTGACCTGGTGCTGGTGCGCGGGATCGAGCCGTCGATGCGATGGCGCTCGTTCTGCAACGAACTGCTCGCCTTCGCGCACGAGCTCGGCGTGGAGATGGTCGTCATCCTGGGCGCGCTGCTCGGCGACACCCCGCACACGCGGCCGGTTCCGGTCAGCGGAGTGACGTCGGACGCGGAACTCGCTCAGCGGCTGGACCTGGAGGAGACCAAGTACGAGGGTCCGACGGGCATCGTCGGCATCCTCCAGGAGGCGTGCACGCACGCGGGTGTGCCGGCGGTGTCGCTGTGGGCGGCGGTGCCGCACTACGTGTCGCAGCCGCCGAACCCGAAGGCGGCGCTGGCGCTGCTCAACCGGCTGGAGGACCTCATCGACGTCCGCATCCCGCAGGGTGAGCTGCCGGAGGACGCGCGGGCGTGGCAGACGGGGGTGGACCAGCTCGCGGCGGAGGACAGCGAGGTCGCGGAGTACGTGCAGACGCTGGAGGAGGCGCGGGACACGGCGGAGCTGCCGGAGGCGTCGGGAGAGGCGATCGCGCGGGAGTTCGAGCGGTATCTGCGGCGGCGGGACGGGGGGACGGCGGGTGGGCCGACGGCCGGACCGTTCGGCGGCCCGGCCGGAGGGGGCCGCGGGCGGGCCCCCAGACCTCCGCGCGCGGAGGACGGCGACGAGGACTCCCCGGAGGAGTGA
- the mshC gene encoding cysteine--1-D-myo-inosityl 2-amino-2-deoxy-alpha-D-glucopyranoside ligase yields MHAWPASEVPALPGQGRDLRIHDTATGGPVALQPGPVARLYVCGITPYDATHMGHAATYNAFDLVQRVWLDTKRQVHYVQNVTDVDDPLLERAERDGVDWTALAEKETALFREDMTALRMLPPRHYIGAVEAIPGIVPLVERLRELGAAYDLEGDVYFSVESDPHFGQVSNLDAAAMRLLSAERGGDPERPGKKNPLDPMLWMTAREGEPSWDGGSLGRGRPGWHIECVAIALDHLGMGFDVQGGGSDLAFPHHEMGASHAQVLTGEFPMAKAYVHAGMVALDGEKMSKSKGNLVFVSRLRREGVDPAAIRLALHAHHYRSDWEWTDQVLRDAVARLERWRAAVSRPDGPAAEELVDEIREALADDLNAPEALAAVDRWAARQEETGGTDESAPGVVSRAVDALLGVAL; encoded by the coding sequence ATGCATGCCTGGCCCGCTTCCGAGGTCCCCGCCCTGCCTGGTCAGGGCCGCGACCTGAGGATCCACGACACCGCCACCGGCGGTCCGGTCGCCCTCCAGCCCGGTCCCGTCGCCCGTCTCTACGTGTGCGGCATCACGCCGTACGACGCCACCCACATGGGGCACGCGGCGACCTACAACGCGTTCGACCTCGTACAGCGTGTGTGGCTCGACACCAAGCGCCAGGTTCACTACGTCCAGAACGTGACGGACGTCGACGACCCCCTGCTGGAGCGCGCCGAGCGCGACGGCGTCGACTGGACCGCACTCGCCGAGAAGGAGACCGCGCTCTTCCGCGAGGACATGACCGCGCTGCGGATGCTGCCGCCGCGGCACTACATCGGCGCGGTGGAGGCGATACCCGGGATCGTCCCGCTCGTCGAGCGGCTCCGGGAACTGGGCGCCGCCTACGACCTCGAGGGCGACGTCTACTTCTCCGTCGAGTCCGACCCCCACTTCGGCCAGGTCTCGAACCTGGACGCCGCGGCGATGCGGCTGCTCTCCGCCGAGCGGGGCGGCGACCCCGAGCGCCCCGGGAAGAAGAACCCCCTCGACCCCATGCTCTGGATGACGGCGCGGGAGGGGGAGCCGAGCTGGGACGGCGGCTCGCTCGGGCGGGGCCGGCCCGGCTGGCACATCGAGTGCGTGGCCATCGCCCTGGACCACCTCGGGATGGGCTTCGACGTGCAGGGCGGCGGGTCCGACCTCGCGTTCCCGCACCACGAGATGGGCGCCTCGCACGCCCAGGTGCTCACCGGCGAGTTCCCCATGGCCAAGGCGTACGTGCACGCCGGGATGGTGGCCCTCGACGGGGAGAAGATGTCGAAGTCCAAGGGCAACCTGGTCTTCGTCTCCCGGCTGCGGCGCGAGGGCGTCGACCCCGCCGCGATCCGGCTCGCGCTGCACGCGCACCACTACCGCTCCGACTGGGAGTGGACGGACCAGGTGCTGCGGGACGCGGTCGCACGGCTGGAGCGGTGGCGGGCGGCCGTGTCGCGGCCGGACGGGCCGGCGGCGGAGGAGCTGGTGGACGAGATACGCGAGGCGCTCGCGGACGATCTGAACGCGCCGGAGGCGCTGGCTGCGGTCGACCGGTGGGCCGCCCGTCAGGAGGAGACCGGGGGCACGGACGAGTCCGCCCCAGGGGTCGTCTCCCGCGCGGTGGACGCGCTGCTGGGCGTGGCCCTGTAG
- the metH gene encoding methionine synthase, with product MASSPNPSASPAPSEGRGDTPAATGTRARTDALREALATRVVVADGAMGTMLQAQDPTLEDFQGLEGCNEVLSVTRPDIVRSVHDAYFSVGVDCVETNTFGANHTAASEYEIADRVHELSEAGARIAREVADEYGARDGRQRWVLGSMGPGTKLPTLGHVGYTTIRDGYQANAEGLLAGGADALIVETTQDLLQTKASVLGARRAMAATGTEVPLLVSMAFETTGTMLLGSEIGAALTALEPLGIDMIGLNCSTGPAEMSEHLRYLTRHSRIPLLCMPNAGLPVLTKDGAHFPLDAEGLADAQETFVHDYGLSLVGGCCGTTPEHLRKVVERVRETTPAERSPQPEPGAASLYQTVPFRQDTAYLAIGERTNANGSKKFREAMLEARWDDCVEMARDQIREGAHMLDLCVDYVGRDGVADMRELAGRFATASTLPIVLDSTEVDVLRAGLEKLGGRAVINSVNYEDGAGPDSRFAKVTALAKEHGAALIALTIDEVGQARTAEKKVEIAERLIEDLTGNWGIHEEDILVDCLTFTICTGQEESRKDGLATIEGIRQLKARHPDVQTTLGLSNISFGLNPAARMLLNSVFLDECVKAGLDSAIVHASKILPIARFTEEEITTALDLIYDRRREGYDPLQKLMQLFEGATAKSLKAGKAEELAALPLDERLKRRIIDGEKNGLEADLDEALTSRPALEIVNETLLDGMKVVGELFGSGQMQLPFVLQSAEVMKTAVAHLEPHMEKTDDDGKGTIVLATVRGDVHDIGKNLVDIILSNNGYTVVNLGIKQPVSAILEAADEHKADVIGMSGLLVKSTVIMKENLEELNQRGLAADYPVILGGAALTRAYVEQDLHEIYQGEVRYARDAFEGLRLMDALIGIKRGVPGAQLPELRQRRVRAAAVEIEDRPEEGAVRSDVATDNPVPEPPFRGTRVIKGIQLKEYAGWLDEGALFKGQWGLKQARGGDGPTYEELVEREGRPRLRGLLDRLQTDNLLEAAVVYGYFPCVSKDDDLIVLDDDGNERTRFTFPRQRRGRRLCLADFFRPEESGETDVVGFQVVTIGSRIGQETAKLFEANAYRDYLELHGLSVQLAEALAEYWHARVRFELGYAGEDPAAMEDMFALKYRGARFSLGYGACPDLEDRAKIAELLRPERIGVHLSEEFQLHPEQSTDAIVIHHPEAKYFNAR from the coding sequence ATGGCCTCGTCGCCGAACCCCTCCGCTTCGCCCGCCCCTTCCGAGGGCCGTGGGGACACCCCCGCCGCCACCGGCACCCGGGCCCGCACCGACGCCCTCCGCGAGGCGCTCGCCACCCGGGTCGTGGTGGCCGACGGCGCGATGGGCACGATGCTCCAGGCCCAGGATCCGACGCTGGAGGACTTCCAGGGCCTGGAGGGCTGCAACGAGGTCCTCAGCGTCACCCGCCCGGACATCGTCCGCTCCGTCCACGACGCCTACTTCTCCGTCGGCGTCGACTGCGTCGAGACCAACACCTTCGGCGCCAACCACACCGCGGCCTCCGAGTACGAGATCGCCGACCGGGTGCACGAGCTCTCCGAGGCCGGCGCCCGCATCGCCCGCGAGGTCGCCGACGAGTACGGCGCCCGCGACGGACGCCAGCGCTGGGTGCTCGGCTCGATGGGTCCCGGCACCAAGCTGCCCACCCTCGGCCACGTCGGCTACACCACCATCCGCGACGGCTACCAGGCCAACGCCGAGGGCCTGCTGGCCGGCGGCGCCGACGCCCTGATCGTCGAGACCACCCAGGACCTGCTGCAGACCAAGGCCTCCGTCCTCGGCGCCCGCCGCGCCATGGCGGCCACCGGCACCGAGGTGCCGCTGCTGGTCTCCATGGCGTTCGAGACCACCGGCACCATGCTGCTCGGCTCCGAGATCGGCGCCGCGCTCACCGCGCTGGAGCCGCTCGGCATCGACATGATCGGCTTGAACTGCTCGACCGGCCCGGCCGAGATGAGCGAGCACCTGCGCTACCTCACCCGGCACTCTCGCATCCCGCTGCTGTGCATGCCGAACGCGGGTCTGCCGGTGCTCACCAAGGACGGCGCGCACTTCCCGCTCGACGCCGAGGGCCTCGCCGACGCGCAGGAGACCTTCGTCCACGACTACGGTCTGTCCCTGGTCGGCGGCTGCTGCGGCACCACCCCCGAGCACCTGCGCAAGGTCGTCGAGCGGGTCCGGGAGACCACCCCGGCCGAGCGCAGCCCGCAGCCGGAGCCCGGTGCCGCCTCCCTCTACCAGACCGTCCCGTTCCGCCAGGACACCGCCTACCTCGCCATCGGCGAGCGCACCAACGCCAACGGCTCGAAGAAGTTCCGCGAGGCCATGCTGGAGGCCCGCTGGGACGACTGCGTGGAGATGGCCCGCGACCAGATCCGCGAGGGCGCCCACATGCTCGACCTCTGCGTCGACTACGTGGGCCGCGACGGCGTCGCCGACATGCGGGAGCTGGCCGGACGCTTCGCCACCGCCTCCACGCTGCCGATCGTCCTGGACTCCACCGAGGTCGACGTCCTGCGGGCCGGCCTGGAGAAGCTCGGCGGCCGCGCGGTCATCAACTCCGTCAACTACGAGGACGGCGCCGGCCCCGACTCCCGCTTCGCCAAGGTCACGGCCCTCGCCAAGGAGCACGGGGCCGCGCTGATCGCCCTGACCATCGACGAGGTGGGCCAGGCCCGCACCGCCGAGAAGAAGGTCGAGATCGCCGAACGCCTGATCGAGGACCTGACGGGCAACTGGGGCATCCACGAGGAGGACATCCTCGTCGACTGTCTGACCTTCACCATCTGCACCGGCCAGGAGGAGTCCCGCAAGGACGGCCTGGCCACCATCGAGGGCATCCGGCAGCTCAAGGCGCGCCACCCCGACGTGCAGACCACCCTCGGTCTGTCCAACATCTCCTTCGGCCTCAACCCGGCCGCCCGCATGCTGCTGAACTCCGTCTTCCTCGACGAGTGCGTCAAGGCCGGCCTGGACTCCGCGATCGTCCACGCCTCCAAGATCCTCCCCATCGCCCGCTTCACCGAGGAAGAGATCACCACCGCCCTCGACCTCATCTACGACCGCCGCCGCGAGGGATACGACCCGCTGCAGAAGCTCATGCAGCTCTTCGAGGGCGCCACCGCCAAGTCCCTCAAAGCCGGCAAGGCCGAGGAGCTGGCCGCCCTCCCGCTGGACGAGCGCCTCAAGCGCCGCATCATCGACGGCGAGAAGAACGGCCTGGAGGCCGATCTCGACGAGGCCCTCACCAGCCGGCCCGCCCTGGAGATCGTCAACGAGACCCTGCTCGACGGCATGAAGGTCGTCGGCGAACTGTTCGGCTCCGGCCAGATGCAGCTGCCGTTCGTGCTCCAGTCCGCCGAGGTCATGAAGACCGCGGTGGCCCACCTGGAGCCGCACATGGAGAAGACCGACGACGACGGCAAGGGCACCATCGTGCTGGCCACCGTCCGCGGCGACGTCCACGACATCGGCAAGAACCTCGTCGACATCATCCTGTCCAACAACGGCTACACCGTCGTCAACCTCGGCATCAAGCAGCCCGTCTCCGCGATCCTGGAGGCCGCCGACGAGCACAAGGCCGACGTCATCGGCATGTCCGGACTGCTCGTCAAGTCCACGGTGATCATGAAGGAGAACCTGGAGGAGCTCAACCAGCGCGGACTGGCCGCCGACTACCCGGTCATCCTCGGCGGCGCCGCGCTGACCCGGGCCTATGTCGAACAGGACCTGCACGAGATCTACCAGGGCGAGGTCCGATACGCCCGCGACGCCTTCGAGGGACTGCGCCTGATGGACGCCCTCATCGGCATCAAGCGCGGCGTGCCCGGGGCGCAGCTCCCCGAACTGAGGCAGCGCCGGGTGCGCGCGGCCGCCGTCGAGATCGAGGACCGCCCCGAGGAGGGCGCCGTCCGCTCCGACGTCGCCACCGACAACCCCGTGCCCGAACCGCCCTTCCGCGGCACTCGCGTCATCAAGGGCATCCAGCTCAAGGAGTACGCGGGCTGGCTCGACGAGGGCGCCCTCTTCAAGGGCCAGTGGGGGCTCAAGCAGGCCCGCGGCGGCGATGGGCCGACGTACGAGGAGCTCGTGGAGCGCGAGGGCCGGCCCCGGCTGCGCGGCCTCCTCGACCGGCTCCAGACCGACAACCTGCTCGAAGCGGCCGTCGTCTACGGCTATTTCCCCTGCGTGTCCAAGGACGACGACCTCATCGTCCTGGACGACGACGGCAACGAGCGGACCCGCTTCACCTTCCCGCGCCAGCGCCGCGGCCGCCGGCTCTGCCTCGCCGACTTCTTCCGGCCCGAGGAGTCCGGGGAGACCGACGTCGTCGGCTTCCAGGTCGTCACCATCGGCTCCCGGATCGGCCAGGAGACCGCGAAGCTGTTCGAGGCCAACGCCTACCGCGACTACCTCGAACTGCACGGACTGTCCGTCCAGCTCGCCGAGGCCCTCGCCGAGTACTGGCACGCACGCGTCCGCTTCGAACTCGGCTACGCCGGAGAGGATCCCGCGGCCATGGAGGACATGTTCGCCCTGAAGTACCGGGGCGCACGCTTCTCGCTCGGCTACGGCGCCTGCCCGGACCTGGAGGACCGCGCCAAGATCGCCGAGCTGCTGCGCCCGGAGCGGATCGGCGTCCACCTCTCGGAGGAGTTCCAGCTCCACCCCGAGCAGTCCACCGATGCCATCGTCATCCACCACCCGGAGGCCAAGTACTTCAACGCCCGGTGA